The following proteins are encoded in a genomic region of Pseudodesulfovibrio mercurii:
- a CDS encoding glycerophosphodiester phosphodiesterase, translating into MFFDHLPKSGYVCAHRGVRSLAPENTMLAAELALVLGADFWEMDVQRTSDGELVVFHDDDLGRTTDVSARPEFCERAPWPVHAFTLEELRSLDAGTWFAAQDPYGTIARGEVREADLGRMRGQRIPTLEETLAFIRRNDFPMNLEIKDLIHAPGDLSIVSQVLRKVREARAEDLVLISSFNHDYLAEMRRLAPEIPVAALVEERHPEDIEGYLRDLGAVGYHPDEAILDEDTVRRLAEAGIRVSPYTVNHMDRALSLLDAGCFAIITDYPQTLKSRLAGR; encoded by the coding sequence ATGTTCTTCGATCACCTGCCGAAGAGCGGCTATGTCTGCGCCCATCGCGGCGTGCGTTCCCTGGCCCCTGAAAACACCATGCTGGCCGCCGAGCTGGCCCTGGTGCTGGGCGCGGATTTCTGGGAGATGGACGTGCAACGCACCAGCGACGGCGAGCTTGTGGTCTTTCACGACGACGACCTGGGCCGGACCACGGACGTCTCCGCCCGGCCCGAGTTCTGCGAGCGCGCGCCGTGGCCCGTGCACGCCTTCACCCTGGAGGAGCTGCGCTCCCTGGACGCCGGGACCTGGTTCGCCGCCCAGGACCCCTACGGGACCATCGCGCGCGGCGAGGTGCGCGAGGCCGACCTCGGGCGCATGCGCGGCCAGCGCATCCCCACCCTGGAGGAGACCCTGGCCTTCATCCGGCGCAACGACTTCCCCATGAACCTGGAGATCAAGGACCTGATCCACGCTCCGGGCGACCTGTCCATCGTCTCCCAAGTCCTGCGCAAGGTCCGCGAGGCCAGGGCCGAGGACCTCGTCCTGATCTCCTCCTTCAACCACGACTACCTGGCCGAGATGCGCCGCCTGGCCCCGGAGATCCCCGTGGCCGCCCTGGTGGAGGAGCGCCACCCCGAGGACATCGAGGGGTACCTGCGCGACCTGGGCGCCGTGGGCTACCATCCGGACGAGGCCATCCTGGACGAGGACACGGTCCGCCGCCTGGCCGAAGCGGGCATCCGCGTCTCGCCGTACACGGTCAACCATATGGACCG